CAACGTACTAACACACCACAAGTTGGAATGTCCTCGCGCCACTGAACGACTTCGGATAGGCATGCCAGCAACTGTCGAACAAGCCTCACACAATGTACCTCAAGCGAGTGGCGCAGGATCTGGAGGCTCAGGTGGTGGTGCGTCTGGCAGCCTCATTCTGGCGGCAACGGAGAATTTCATCACCTTCCTCGACGCCTTGAAGTTGAATATGTTTTCGAAAGATGCCCTGCATCCGCTTCTCTCTGAAGTCATACAATCGGTCAATAAAGTGACGGACGGGGAATTTGAAAATCGCGGAAAGATCATTCAGTGGCTGATTGCGTTGAATCAAATGCGGGCAACGGAAGAGTTGAGTGAAGAGCAGGCACGAGAGCTGGCTTTCGATATCGAGCAAGCATATCAAGGATTCAAAGCAACATTAAACTGATCGAGAGTTGCATGTGAAGGGCATACAGGTTCGGGTCTGTCCCTTCTCACGAGGGTTTACTCAATGAGATTTACCATCTCAGACTTGTCTTCGAATTTTGTTCCTCTGATGGAAATGCAGATAAAGTCCACGGAAATTTGGCATCGAATCATTGAATCATGTGACTTGGGTGAATGGAAAGCCCAACAAGATCTGGTCTCCATGGCCGAGGGATGCCTGGACTCTGCTGGTGGACCAAAGACTTGGGAATGCCAGAGGCTCTTCTGGGTTTCCAACAGCGTGGATTCGGTTCCTGTGTGCCTAATTTTCCAGGCTATCTACTCGGTGCGATCCGCGGAACTGGAGCCAGTCTATTCCACTTTGGGaattttaatttttttgtctttttttttcgtgtgGGCGGCGTGGGTGTGGCGGGCCTTCGTGGGAATGCGCTCCGCAGATAAATACCTCTGATCGCGCAAATTGTCTCATCGTGTCAGGCAGGCCTCCTGTCCGTCAACGCTGACTAGGTCTCCAAGCCCTCAATCTTGCGAGCCATGATTGATCCCGCAAGTGATGAGCCAATCCACGGTATGTCCACATTCCATACTTATCCTCCCCGACCCGCTCAGATAGAGGAACTGATAAGCAATTGGTGTTTGGCCCAGTCTTGGATCTGCCTCAGATTTACCAAAAACCTTCAGGGACCGATCTTCTCAAGGCTCTTGCCTTGCTGACTCTGCAACCGCGGACTTTTGGCACCAGTGCCGAGGCTGTCAAGGGGCCTTCGGTGCAGCCTGCGGGGGTGACCCGCTATCTCACCCAGATTGTCTCCAGCTCGCTCTCATGGCTGGAGACGGACGAGTTGCGTGAAGCCGTGTGGGATGCAGCAGGGGCTCGTCTCAGTGAGCGATCTGGTCGTGCCGGTAATCGCTTTCCCTTTTTGCCCTCTCCCCTGGGATCATGATCAATCTCTGACAACATCCGATCATCTCCGTAGCTATGCCAGCCATGTCGCGCATTTTCAACATTCCAACTGCGACCGGTGATGGATTGAAACTCACCCTCCACGAACCATCCCTCACCGAAGATAATCTTGGCATGAAAACCTGGGTTTCTTCCTACTTGCTCTCTcgtcgtctccatcgtctcTATACGCCACCGTCACAGTTGGTGTGTGATAGGTCAGCTGAGCCCTCGAGCAACCCCCGGATCAAGGCTCTTGAATTGGGCTCCGGCACAGGACTTGTCGGGCTGTCTTTTGCTGCACTGATGGGTGAAACCGCGGCGGTGCATCTGACTGACCTTCCCGAAATTGTGCCGAATCTCTCTCACAACGTCGCGTTGAACGTCGAGCTCCTCGACACAACGAAGGCGGACGTGACGACTGGGATGCTGGACTGGTCTGTGACATCCGAGCCCCTGCCCGCCGCTGCAGAGCGATTTGATGTGGTTCTCGCAGCCGATCCGTTGTATTCACCGAATCATCCGAAGTGGCTGGTGGATACGATTGGATCCTGGCTGAGCAAGCGCCTAGAGGCCCGCGTTGTGGCTGAAATGCCGTTGCGCGATGCTTATCTACCCCAGGTGCGAGAATTCCGCCAGAGAATGACTGATATCGGTCTCACAATCGTGGAGGAAGGCGAGGAGATTGGCTATGACGATTGGGAGAATTCAGAAGGAGACGCACTTGCGGTCAAGTGCTGGTGGTCCGTTTGGGGATGGAGCGAGCGTATTTAGCACGCTGCCGTTCCCTGTGGTCGCTTCTGTCATCTCAAGACCGCATGATGTTTACGAATAGACGATACACGATAGAATGAACAACCTGGGCATCAATAGAGAATAGATGTTTCTACAAGGCGGCCTGACGACAGCCGAAGCATATGACTTGCGCAAAACGTGTGTGGTGGCCCTCTTTGTCAGGCATTCAGACAGACAAATGAGGCTTAGTCTAAAGGTTACATAATATCATCAGTGATCAATCTGACAACTATTTTGCGGGGTAGGGTATTGAGTCCGTGCAAGGGAACCCCCTTAACCAGTATGATCATTGTTGAATAATCATTTCCTTTTGAATTCTGCACCGAAGACACTGCATGTACACAGAACATCGGGACAGGGCAGTGATGGCGGAATCTCCATTTAGTCCTTTGCGGCGTATCGGCGAAGGCATCTACTTCTTCCGGCCCCAACAGCATACACGAGAGATAGACGCAGACCCTACTGCAAATCCTACGCTCATCACACTTTGTACATGGCTTGGGGGTGCAACGAACCAGCGAATCTTGAAATATATCTCAAGATACCGAGTCTTGTTCCCATACTCGGCAATACTTCTCATCACTGCACGTATGCTGGAGATTAGCGTTCTGCCATTCCGTGCTCTTCGCACACGCTTGGCAGCTGCCCGAAAGATCATTCGAAGTACCGTCAACCAATCGGGGAATGGAGACACGAGGAATTGTCTATTGCACCTGTTCTCCCATGGTGGTTGCAACACTGCCATTCAGCTGGCCCTCTCTTTGCAGATGGATCCAAGTCATCCACCACTAGAGCTTGGCAGATATCTAGGTGGAATCATCTTTGATTGCTGCCCAGGCGATGACTCCTTCTGGCGGGTATACGAGGCTGCTGCTCATTCGTTGCCTCGTTCGCGTCTGGCGCAAATGGTGGGAAGGAAGCTACTCTTTCCTGCGGTCGGTGTCATCAATGGATTACAGCAGACAGGATGGATGAGTTCTGTTCGAGACTTGCGCGCGCAATTGAATGATTCCGCAATCTTCGGAAAGAATGTACCAAGGCTGTATATGTACTCGATTACCGACCCAACGGTTGAAAGTGGACAAATCGAGTCTCATATCGAAGAGGCAAAGTCTAAATGGAGCTATACAGTTTATACCATGCCTTTCCCGGACAGTCCGCACTGTGCCTTGGCGAGAGATCATCCCCACCTTTATTGGGCTGAGATCGAAAAGTTTTGGAAAATGAGGAAGATTGATAAACCCTCTGTTTCTATAGACCTTGCCGCACCTGACAAGATCCGGAGTCGACTGTGACGCTGAGCGCGATCAAGGTGCGACTTGCATCCTCATGATGAACAACAGCCTTGTCGAGAATCTGTCAGTGGCATACAATCCTACATAGATACTTGCACCAAATGTGGCAAGATTTGACATGAACAAAAAAGCTCAATAGGGTGGTTGCATCGAAACCAAGAGCGGTAAACTAACGATACCACTAGAAGACGGGGAGAATACTTCACAAGTTCACATAAGAAATATATCACGTGCGAGTAATGACGTTGCTCCCGGCGGGAGTTCCTTGCAACTTCAAGGATCCACAGCACTAGAACGCCCGCGATCAAGCTAAGAACGATTATCGATCTTTGCCCCTCTTCTACTCCGAGTGAACTATTCATTCGACATGCTCGTAGGCCAGACAGGTCACTCTCCAGTCACCGACCTCCCATCAGCTATTTACCAGACGTGACACCTGGTGTACTCTTCGCAGTTGATCATACCAGCAGCAACGCGGAGATACACAAGCAGAACCCAATACCTCAGAGCGGATCTACCAGACTTGGCACCTGCTGTAAAGTGTACAAGTGTACGTTAATTTTATTTTTCGCTCAACGGACGGAACGCAGCTCTTCGCGCGGACCCTCCAGTCGACAAGATGGTCATTGGTCTTCTACTGCTCACTGCCATTCCCACGACAACGGGCGTGGCATTTGCGACAAGTGAGCAACGCAAAGCGAATCAACGCCGAGAAGATGCACGCCGAATGGCAAAGTTCCATATTGACGTGGAATGCGATGGCGACACCGATGACGATCGCGACGTCCATGGGCGGAGATTGGTAGTTCGTAATGACAAGGTGTGCATCACAttgctttgttttctttccctcttcaGGTTTTTGTCGCAACACCCGAAAATCCTTTACCAATGCTGAttcccttcccttcttcacACAGGTTTATATCGACCACCCCAACCCTGCAGATCGCTCAATACCGGCCTTCACAGCCCTCGCGTTCTATATCGAGTATCCGGAACTCGAAGAAACGAAACATCTGGAGCGGGGGCTCGGATTGCCCACTTATGTCTCTGCCGACCCACCGTTACTTAATTGGATCTATGCGGATGTCGATACGCATGAGCTAAAGTACGGAAACCGCTCACAAAGTGTCACGCATATCGTAGGTCCTTGGGACTGGTCCGAAAACGAACGAGTTCTGACTCTCGAGGAGAGTAACCGATTTGTGGCcgtcgaagaggaggaaggagaaTGGGCACTGTATTTTgacggagatgaagatgactgcGAGGCTGTGTTGGAGGAGCAGGGGAAGCTGGATAAAGCATTTGTGCCGGTAAAATTGGTTAGGAAGTTGGCTGAGGAACCGCCTCCAGGGCCTCGATAGGCACTTTGTGATGGGCGGTACCACTCAAGACCTTGAAAAAAATAGGATGATTACAAGATAGGAAGAATGGCCCTCGTGAGACAAACTCCTGTGGCGTGACCAACAAATGTATACTAGTAGTATCACGCTTGAAATGATTTGACGAATGATCCAGTACCTATTTGTCGGTGGACAGTTTCCAACAACCTTAGAACGCCAGACTTGTTTATTTTGTACAAAGGACCCTTGCGCGCTCGCGAGATTTTCAGTCATCCAGTCCCTTCCAGCTTTCCCTGTCACTCTCACCACCAGTTTGAGCGCTGGAATTAGCCTTACGCTTCCGACTGGCCTCGATGGCTCCCCTTCTGCGATTCTCCATGCGCCTCTCGAATCCACTCTTCGTACTGATCCGCATGCCACGCGCGCCCTTATCATCTGCGTCTTTCCCGTTCTTACCCACATGCTTGGTGACCTGGCGCGCTTTGACACCATGCTTCTTAAGCTcctttttatccttcttGCTCAGGTCAGGGAGCGAGTCGAGTAACCACTTTTGGATGGACTTCTCGCCCTCGGTGCCACGCAGCTTCTCGCTGACATCGATGATGTTGGCGATGCTCTTGACGTAGGGGATGTCTTCCTTGGTGTAATATGTGACAGCGATGCCTCCCGTACGTCCTGCACGACCAGTCCGACCAACTCGGTGGACGTAAACGGCGGCGGAGTTGGGGATGTCATAGTTGACAACACCATTAATACCACGGAAGTCCACACCACGAGCGAGCAAGTCTGTTGTTACGAGAATCCAGATCTCGCCTTTGCGGAAGTCTCGCATGATCTCGGACCGTTGCGTGTCAGATAGATCGGAGTGGAGCACGGCAATGCGCGAAGAGCCACCGGCTTCGGCGGGAATGTCATACTTCAGCTCCGAGTGCAATGCAATGGCGCGGGGAATCGTTTGAGTGAAAATGAGGAATGGTGGGCGGAGACGGACATCAGAAGCCGAGGCAGCGGCTGGGTGGAGAAGCTGGCGTAGGCCAAGAAGCTTGCCTTGCTCAGTAGCAGCATAGACCAGCTTGTGTTCGATGTTGGGAATGGCAGAGTCCTTCAGACCAACCACGAGGCGAATGAGAGGGTGTTGTGTGGTGCTTGCAATTCCAATTTCGGCCTGTCGCTCCTTGATCGTCGAACGGATGAGATCGTCAATATTGGAGCCCATGGTTGCGGACCAGAGGCTCACGCGCAAATTAGGGTGAACACAGGAGCGCCAGATACTGAGCGTTTGTTCGCGGAAGAGTGGATCGAGAAGTACATCGGCCTCATCCAAGATTAAGCTGCGGACAAATGGCAATTGAGCGAGAGGTTTAGTCTGATGCTCCGAGAGAGCATTCACCAGTTGCAGTGGTGTGGTGACCAAAATGTCACTCTTCGTCACAGGAATTTTCTTTGATGCGTTACTCGACTTTTgttcgtcgtcttcttcctcggatTCCGAAGCATCGCTGTTCTCGTCGAGAACATTCGATTCCCCCTCGTCACTGCGTTCCACGACACgcattcccttcttcatTAGCGTGATCTTGACACCAGTACCAGCGACCAGTTTCCGGCCCTCATTGACGATCTGACTGGCCAGCTCCTTGGTCGGAGCAACAACGATGGCCAAGATCCCATGCTCATCAGACTGTGAGGAGTGATGGTGGCGAACGATCTTGTTGATCACTggaatcaagaaagagagcgTCTTTCCGCTACCAGTGGGCGCCACGACCAAAAGATCAGGTTCTTCGGCAGAATCTGCTGAGCTTGGTAAATTACCCAGCAGAAGTGGCAGCGTGCCTAGCTGCACTTCCGTAGGGACTGTAAAGCCCTGATCCGCAACGTTCTCAGCAAGCCGACGGGAGATCTTATATCTCGTCCGTAGCTCCTTGAAGGATGTCAACGGCTGTGGATACAGTCGACGGGCCCGCTTCTGCTCTTTTTTGCTCAGAACAGATGGttcttccttcttttgcttcttttttttcttcgtggATTCCGTCGTAGACGCAACTTGGGGTTGAatctcatcaacatcacgTAGATCGGTCACCTTGATC
This genomic window from Penicillium oxalicum strain HP7-1 chromosome III, whole genome shotgun sequence contains:
- a CDS encoding ATP-dependent RNA helicase rok1, which gives rise to MDAFKLLTRSSNLKSAASTTAKSTARLPSTGKAANPQLFRTAAGEKLESAQNDKKRKRTAAGAAEGDENDAADLDFFHSSKRSSAAKTEVSESAQGAQEQTLDQDDGSDEEDEMDEIERRTILNSHKIKVTDLRDVDEIQPQVASTTESTKKKKKQKKEEPSVLSKKEQKRARRLYPQPLTSFKELRTRYKISRRLAENVADQGFTVPTEVQLGTLPLLLGNLPSSADSAEEPDLLVVAPTGSGKTLSFLIPVINKIVRHHHSSQSDEHGILAIVVAPTKELASQIVNEGRKLVAGTGVKITLMKKGMRVVERSDEGESNVLDENSDASESEEEDDEQKSSNASKKIPVTKSDILVTTPLQLVNALSEHQTKPLAQLPFVRSLILDEADVLLDPLFREQTLSIWRSCVHPNLRVSLWSATMGSNIDDLIRSTIKERQAEIGIASTTQHPLIRLVVGLKDSAIPNIEHKLVYAATEQGKLLGLRQLLHPAAASASDVRLRPPFLIFTQTIPRAIALHSELKYDIPAEAGGSSRIAVLHSDLSDTQRSEIMRDFRKGEIWILVTTDLLARGVDFRGINGVVNYDIPNSAAVYVHRVGRTGRAGRTGGIAVTYYTKEDIPYVKSIANIIDVSEKLRGTEGEKSIQKWLLDSLPDLSKKDKKELKKHGVKARQVTKHVGKNGKDADDKGARGMRISTKSGFERRMENRRRGAIEASRKRKANSSAQTGGESDRESWKGLDD
- a CDS encoding Vacuolar protein sorting-associated protein 28, which codes for MYSQRPLSYAPTPYSYTPNPARSATISLDEEVKLVSNSGERELYESLAEIYSIIITLDGLEKAFIKDVVTEAEYTETCTRLLKQYKSSLGDESVSREFVDLETFKRTWGLECPRATERLRIGMPATVEQASHNVPQASGAGSGGSGGGASGSLILAATENFITFLDALKLNMFSKDALHPLLSEVIQSVNKVTDGEFENRGKIIQWLIALNQMRATEELSEEQARELAFDIEQAYQGFKATLN